AGCATGACATTTTCAGCATAATCACTGGCGATCACTTGCCCTGAGAATTGGTGTAGCAACTGTTCTACCATTGAAATATGCGAGTACTCACACTGTAACTGATACAATTTCTGTGGCACTTTGTATTCGGTCTGCAACAATTTCAGCGCTTGCTGCACACCATTGCCATAGGCTTTTACCAATCCCCCCGTACCCAGTTTTATGCCGCCAAAATAGCGAACGGATACCGCGGTAATTTCGCCCAAGCCACTTCCTATTAACTGGGCAATCATAGGCTTACCGGCAGTTCCGGTAGGTTCACCATCATCAGAAAACCCCAACTGTTGGGAATCATCCGGCGCGCCTGCCACAAAAGCCCAGCAATGATGCCGGGCATCAGAATATTGTTCCTTGATGCTTTGGATAAATAACTTAGCCTCATCCACCCCGCTGGTGTGTTCCAGCAGGGTAATGAAACGACTCTTTTTTATTTCTTCAGTAAAGCTGACTGAATCCGCAGGGATCAAATAAGGCTTCATCAGGATAATTGTAAGTCTCTGGTCATATTTTCAATTTTTCCATCGTGAATAACGATGTTATCTTCGATACGAATCCCGCCATAATGTTTCAACATATCGATTTTTTTCCAATCAAAATGTTGGCGATATTCGCTTTCACGCCACTGCGCCAATAAAGTTTCAATGAAATAGATCCCAGGCTCAATGGTCAAAACCATTCTTGGCTCCAAGATACGGGTACAACGCAAATAAGGATGCTTTTCCGGAGCCGCCAAGTGAGTTCCTCTGTCATCCTGCATAAATCCAGCCACATCATGTACCTGCAAACCCAGAGGATGACCGAGTCCATGTGGGAAAAAGGGGGTTGTCAATCCTTTCTCAACCATGCCCTCTTCACTGATACCATGAAGAATATCATGTTTTTTCAGTATCTTGGCTATACGGTGATGCATATTAATATGGTAGTCGGTATATCGACTTCCCGTTTTAATTGTGCCGATGAGCGCTTGTTGCTCTTCATTCAGATCCTTTATCAGTGAAGCGAAATCATTATTCGGTTTTGCGGCATAGGTTCTGGTGATATCCGCAGCATAGCCATGATATTCCGCGCCGGCATCAATTAAGAAACTGCGAATTTCAGCCGGAACCCTTTGTTGTAATTTGTTGTAATGCAAAACCGCGCCATTTTCATTTAAGGCGATAATATTATCATAGGGAACATCGGTATCGCGGTGCCCGGTTGCCATCAAATAAAACATATTGATTTCGAATTCGCTCACACCAGACAAAAAGGCATCATAGGCGGCCTGATGACCATTGACGGCCGTTTTCTGCGCCTCACGCATACACGCCAATTGGTAATCTGTTTTATAGGAACGCTGGTAATCTAAATAGTCCAAGACGGTTTTGGGGTTGATATGGTGATCAAGAATGCCTAAAGATTTGGCACGCTCAGTTTGTTCACCAATATAAGCGGTGTTCTGTTTTGATAATCCATTTAGTTTGGTACTGATATCTTCAGCGTTTGCCAAATGAAACAGGTCTATTTCGTCAGTCCAGTAGCCGTTGGGCAGGGGTTCCACGCTATGCCAATAATCTACCGGTGAATAAAACCAGAGTTTGGGTTTATTGACACCATCAACCCACAACCAGCAATTCGGCACTTTGGTCACAGGCACCCAAGCCTTAAAGTGGGCATTGACCTTAAATGGGTAATGGCTGTCATCAAGAAAAACCCGCAATGATTCACCTGAATGAATAAGCAGGGCATCAAGCTGAGTTCGAGCCAAGATTTCGCGGACACGCTTTTGTAAGGTTTTAATATGTTCTTGGTACAGAGATGCTAACTTTTCCATCTTAATTAGCCTTTTGATTTTTTGGCAGGAGCTTAAATATTACCACAATTCACTCTAGTGGGAGCTATCACATGAAAAGTACCCTTTCTAAAACTGAGTAAATATATTTATATTTTTCAAAGCACTAACAAAATATATCACTGCCTGTCATAAATCTGTCCTGTGATCCGCCCTACAAAAAAATAATCATTAGTTTGCATTAAATTAACACATTAATCACAATCAACCTCATCTGGTCATACCAGATGGTATGCACTCATTGAGGAGAATGACATGCTCTACCTAAGTGAAACTATTCAAGTAAAATGGCTGAAAGATGGCATTGCTGAACTGATCTTCAATGCACCGGCTGCAATTAATAAATTAGATACAAAAACGGTGACGTCACTGGATCAGGCCGTTGCCGCCCTT
This genomic interval from Xenorhabdus doucetiae contains the following:
- a CDS encoding IMPACT family protein — translated: MKPYLIPADSVSFTEEIKKSRFITLLEHTSGVDEAKLFIQSIKEQYSDARHHCWAFVAGAPDDSQQLGFSDDGEPTGTAGKPMIAQLIGSGLGEITAVSVRYFGGIKLGTGGLVKAYGNGVQQALKLLQTEYKVPQKLYQLQCEYSHISMVEQLLHQFSGQVIASDYAENVMLQVSLPATLVGEIGDKLRDLSRGALFLTPKS
- the pepQ gene encoding Xaa-Pro dipeptidase; this encodes MEKLASLYQEHIKTLQKRVREILARTQLDALLIHSGESLRVFLDDSHYPFKVNAHFKAWVPVTKVPNCWLWVDGVNKPKLWFYSPVDYWHSVEPLPNGYWTDEIDLFHLANAEDISTKLNGLSKQNTAYIGEQTERAKSLGILDHHINPKTVLDYLDYQRSYKTDYQLACMREAQKTAVNGHQAAYDAFLSGVSEFEINMFYLMATGHRDTDVPYDNIIALNENGAVLHYNKLQQRVPAEIRSFLIDAGAEYHGYAADITRTYAAKPNNDFASLIKDLNEEQQALIGTIKTGSRYTDYHINMHHRIAKILKKHDILHGISEEGMVEKGLTTPFFPHGLGHPLGLQVHDVAGFMQDDRGTHLAAPEKHPYLRCTRILEPRMVLTIEPGIYFIETLLAQWRESEYRQHFDWKKIDMLKHYGGIRIEDNIVIHDGKIENMTRDLQLS